The DNA segment TGGATACCTTCAGCAGCAAGTTGTTCAAAAATGTCAGTCATTGGTCCAACGCAACAATCACATTCTGTATCAGCTGGTGGTCCTGTTGGCCCTGGAGGTCCTGTTGGTCCTGTCGGTCCTGTTGGTCCTGTTGGTCCTGTCGGTCCTGTTGGTCCTGTTGGTCCTGTTGGTCCTGTTGGTCCTGTTGGTCCTGTTGGTCCTGTTGGTCCTGTCGGTCCTGTCGGTCCTGTTGGTCCTGTTGGTCCTGTCGGTCCTGTCGGTCCTGTTGGTCCTGTCGGTCCTGTTGGTCCTGTCGGTCCTGTCGGTCCTGTCGGTCCTGTTGGTCCTGTCGGTCCTGTTGGTCCTGTTGGTCCTGTCGGTCCTGTTGGTCCTGTTGGTCCTGTTTGTCCTGTTGGTCCTGTTGGTCCTGTCGGTCCTGTTGGTCCTGTTGGTCCTGTCGGTCCTGTTGGTCCTGTTGGTCCTGTCGGTCCTGTTGGTCCTGTTGGTCCTGTTGGTCCTGTCGGTCCTGTTGGTCCTGTTGGTCCTGTTGGTCCTGTCGGTCCTGTTGGTCCTGTCGGTCCTGTTGGTCCTGTTGGTCCTGTTGGTCCTGTCGGTCCTGTTGGTCCTGTCGGTCCTGTTGGTCCTGTTGGTCCTGTTGGTCCTGTTGGTCCTGTTGGTCCTGTTGGTCCTGTTGGTCCTGTTGGTCCTGTTGGTCCTGTCGATCCTGTTGGTCCTGTCGGTCCTGTTGGTCCTGTCGGTCCTGTTGGTCCTGTCGGTCCTGTCGGTCCTGTTGGTCCTGTTGGTCCTGTTGGTCCTGTTGGTCCTGTTGGTCCTGTTGGTCCTGTCGGTCCCGTCGGTCCTGTTGGTCCTGTCGGTCCTGTTGGTCCTGTTGGTCCTGTCGGTCCTGTTGGTCCTGTCGGTCCTGTCGGTCCTGTTACGCCAGTTGCTCCAGTTACGCCAGTTGCTCCAGTTGCTCCTGCAGGCCCCGTCGGTCCAGTTGGCCCTGTTGGTCCTCTTTTACCTCTCTTTTTCTTGCAGCATCTTAAACAATTAATATCCCCACAACTACAACTAGAACCACGATTACAATCACAATCATCATCGAATCCTCTGCATTTTCTGCACGTCAATAATATACACCTCACTTTCTGTTTCTATATCAAAATATTAATTTTCGCTTTATCGGCAACGGCATTTGCGTATTTTCTAAAAAATAGACTTCTAAACTATTATTTCGATAAACTGTTAGCAAACTGGGAATCTAGTTGTGATACAAATTTCGCCTTCACAATTATCACATTCACAGTCAGCATTTCCATTCATCGCACCAGGTACTGCTTGACAAGTTACAGTGATTCTGTCAAATTTCGTGAAAGTAAATGTTACGCAGCTGTCTTGAAATACATTAATTGGCATACCAACTGGCGTATTTCCTAAAAAGAACTGAACAGTAACAAAGTCATTTCCTGGACCACAGTCAAAACTTATAAAGCCAGAGCCAAAGATTTGTTCAAATCCGCCTGTTTGGAATACTGTTTGTGTTTGGCCTTCTGGTACAGACCACTCACAGCAAACACAATCTTTCACTAGCTGAATGTCGCATTTGCAATCATTTTTGCAATCATCTTTGCATTTGTTGTGGCGGAGACATTGAAAACAATCATCATGGCAAACCTTCTTATGACATTTATTACAGTCACAGTCATCATGGCATTTTTTTCCACATCTACTCATTCATTTCAACTCCTTAATTATTTTGTTTACAGAATATTTGTATTAAAAAGGGATAAGCTGTGAAACGGCCTTTGTCCATATTTTGAATTTTTAACGGAACAAGCTCGTTACATAATAAAAAACAGAAAAAAAGACTACCTCCAACATTAAGGAAGTAGTCTTTTTTCTGTTTTTTATCGTTCTTATTATTCTCCTACAATCTTCGCGTTCTTTAACATCTCGTCAGTTAAGGTGATTCCTTCCTCCTGAGCTGCTTTTTTGTTGATGAACAACTCAAGCTTTTCAGGGAAACCGACAGGAATCTCATTTGGTTTTTTTCCTTTAAGAATTTCCACTGCCATTTTACCAGTAGTATAGCCAAGATCATGGTAGTCAAAGCCATAAGATGCAAAGGTTCCGCGTTTCACAGAATCCCCTTCCCCAACAAAAGTAGGGATATCCTTGGAATTGGCTACAGTTATTACCGATTCTAGGGCAGCAACGACGGTGTTGTCCTTTGGAATGTATAATACATCCGCACGCCCTACCATGGACTCAGCCGCCTGCTTTACTTCAGAACTATTTGTAATGGTGGTTTCTACCGCTTCCAACCCGGCTGCCTCTAAAGCTTTCTTCGCGTTCTTCACATTTACAACAGAGTTCGGTTCACCGTTATTATAGATGATTCCTACTTTCTTAGCCTTTGGAATAAACGTTTTAATGGCTTCAATCGTATTCTTGATTGCAACTGGATGCGTGTCAGATGTGCCTGTCGCATTACCTCCTGGCTTATCTAGACTTTTGACAAGTTCCGCCCCGACGGGATCCGTAATGGCCGTAAATAAGATGGGAATATCCTTTGTCGACTTGACCACCGCCTGCGCGCTAGCGGTAGCAATGGCTAAAATAAGATCATTTTTGTCCGCTACTAGGTTTTGGGCAATGGACATGTTATTGTTTATGTCTCCCTGGGCGTTTTGGTAATCAAGTTTCAAGTTCTTTCCTTCTACATAGCCGGCATCTTTGAGAGCAGCGATAAACCCTTCTCGTGCAGCATCAAGTGACGGGTGCTCGACAATTTGTGTAATACCTATTTTTACAACTTTCTCTTTTTTCTCTCCGCTTGCCTCCTTACTACCCGCTCCGCAGGCAGAAAGCAACAATAACATGGCAGATACTAATAGAACTAGACTCTTCTTCATCCCCTTTTTCCCCCTTAAAGAATTTCAACCATTTATGTACTCTCTTGCTGCATTCATATTATTTGGATTTTAACACAGCAAAGCGTTGTGGTACAACAGTGTTTTCTGAATATACAAACATATTAAAAAATTTAACATTCATCTAAAAATCTTCCATTATTTTTGAAAACGGTTTCAACTATAATGAAACATGTATTTTTAGAGAAAAGGAGGTTATGAACGTTATTTGCTTCACAAAAGACAGTTGAAAGGTGGTAATAATAGTTGAAGAGATTTAAAGAAAGTATTTTGATCTTCCTAGTACTTCTACTAGTATTTGGCCAAACAGGTGCGATCACCTATGCGGAAACGAAATCTACTGCACCAGCATCTCCAGTAAACTTACAGATACCAACACTTGCTTTTGACGAAGACAGCATTACCCTTGTGTGGGAAAAACCAAAGGATTACAGCGATATTGTAGACTTCAATGTGTATATGAATGGCAAAAAAATAGGAAGTGCCCTAAAGGATAACAGTGGAACAGCAAAAACCTACATTGATAATTTCTATAAAAATATCGATAAGGACAATTTCCACGTTGATATTCTTATTCATAACTTTACAGTTGAAAATCTTAAACCAAATAAGTCCTATGAATTTTATGTAACATCAGTCAATAAGGATGGCGTGGAATCAGCCCCGTCAAATAAAATTACCGGTAAAACAACTAAAGTTCCTGACGTATTTAATATCGTTGATTATGGTGCTATCCCAGATGACGATAAAAAGGATACGGAAGCTATTCAAGCGGCCATCAATGCCGCCACTCCAGGAGCAAAGGTATTAATTCCAGAAGGGAAATTTATCTCTGGGGGAATATGGCTTAAATCGGATATGACGTTACAAGTCGATGGCTATTTACTCGGTTCCCCGGACCCTGAAGACTACAGCAGGAATTTCTGGGTTTACGATTACTCTACAGATGAGCGTTCTTACGCCCTAATCAATGCCCATACATATGATTACGGCAGCCTTAAGAATATCCGCATAGTAGGGAAAGGAACGATTGATGGGAATGGATGGAAGACCGATACTACTAACCCGACAATAGATGAAGCCGGGAATGAGCTTCCACGCTTGCTCGCTGGGAGTAATTCAAAAGTAACAGGCAATGTAAAAGTGCAAAACGGAAAAATGAGTCCGTTAGACCTTTCTTCCGATGCTACGTACGGAATTTTGGCAGCCGCTCAAACGTATGCTGCTCAAGTAGATGGAATGAATGCTAAGTCTGCCTATTCTACTCGATCCAACTTGATTACTGTTCGTGGGGTTGATGGGATGTATTATGAAGGCATTACCCAACTCAATCCTTCCTTCCATGGAATTGTAAACCTTCATAGTAAAAATATTGTGGTAAATGGGACGACAGCCAAGACCTATGATGCGAATAATGCTGATGGGTTTGAGTTTGGTGACTCTCAAAACATCATGGTCTTCAATAACTTTGTTGACACGGGTGATGATGCCATTAACTTTGCGGCAGGCATGGGACAAGCGGCAGCAGAGGAAGAACCAACCGGAGAAGCCTGGATCTTCAATAACTATATTCGCGAAGGTCACGGTGGAGTTGTAACAGGCAGTCATACCGGTGGCTGGATTCAAGACTTTTTAGTAGAAGATAACATTATGTATAAAACCGATGTCGGCCTACGTGCCAAAACGAACACACCAATGGGCGGCGGAGCGAGAGATATTCTATTTAGAGACAATGCTCTAGAAGGCATTGATGGGGACGGTCCTTTTGTTTTTACTTCCTCTTATGAAGATGCAAACGCATCGATTCTTTATGAGCCTGCGCAGAAGATTTCTCAATTTAAGGATATCAGGGTTGAGAATACAACAGTCCGCAATCAGGGCGGAAGCAAGAAACAATCCATCTTAATTAATGGCAATAGTGATGTTGGTGAAGTGTATCACGAGAATATCACTTTTAATAATGTAAAATTTGATAAGGTCTTTTCTGCCAACTTGAATTACGCAAAGGATATTAAGTTTCATAATGTAACCTTTACGAACGTTCTTGATAACAGCGGAAGTCCATGGAGAATCAAAAATTCTACTGGTCTTGTTTTCGAAAATACAACAGCTGCTCCTTCTGATGCCGCAGAAAAACCTACGTGGTCTAGTGATGCAGCCGTTCAAGCTAAATCATCAGAAGATGGTAAGAGCGTGACGTTAACTTGGACTGGAGCTTCCGACAATACAGGGGTATCAGGCTATACGGTGTACAAAGATGGAGAAAAAGTTGGCTCTGACTATACAACAACGAAACAATCAAGCTTTTCTGTAACCGGATTGACTCCCGTTAAGGAGTACAGCTTTAAGGTAGAAGCAGCTGATGCAACTGGAAACCGGACTTCTGATGGTCCGGAAATCCAAGTAACAACGGCTGGAGTAGCTGATAAAACTAACCCAGTGCTTCCAGATAATACTCAGATCAAAGAACCAACAGCTGAGATTCCTGCAAGTGATACGTTTAGCGGCAAAGAAGTAGAAGTGGTGTATCCTGGTTTTACTTGGGCATCCGTTGAATGGGATGCTGTAAGTGATGACACGGGGATTGCCGGTTATAATGTGTATTCAAATGGAGAACTCCATGGGTTTGCGACATCAAACAAATATACATTATTGAATCTTCAACCTGGCACAAAGTACGATGTTACGGTGGAAGCCGTTGATTTAGCAGGAAACAAAACACCATTTAACAGCTCACTTCAGATAGAAACCGCTGCACCTTATGCTATTGGTGCTCCATCCTTTAATGGTGGCTTAAAGGCTGCGATTGGTAAGGACGGGACAAGTGTTGCACTCTCTTGGAATACGGCAACTGCGAAAAACCAAGAGGTGATTGGATATCGTGTCTATGTAAATGGCCAACCAATTAAGCCTGAAGGAGCATCGTTTACACCAATTAATGCAGAAATAACAACGGCAAACACCCATTATATGGTAACAGGGCTTAAACAAGGAAAAACCTATACATTTAAAGTAGAAGCCGTAGGACGCGGAATGAAATATTCCAAAAGAGAAAGACTCTCCGATGTGTATCCAAATGGTTTGGTACCAGTTGCAGGATACCGCTGGAGTGGGTTTGGACCAAGCGAAACTGTTCATCTCATTCCTGGGAAAGCAATAAGTGAAGAAGCTAAATCGAAATAATCGTTGTGCCATCTCTAAAGAAGTAAAAAAAGAAGACTACTTCCTTATTAGGAAGTAGTCTTCTTTTTTAGAGTTTTTCAGGTGATGAGTTATTTATTATCATAACGTACTAAGCCGTAGTTCATAAAAATACTGCACAATTGGATGCTTTAACTTCATCTTCTCGTTCATTTTTAAAATTCGTTTTTTTCCTACCCGTCTGTCCACCAAAGCTAGAATATTCAATAGGATATCATTGCTCTCTAGGCTTTCCTCTATAGAAGTGGATAAAAACTTATTAGCTGCATCGATAAAATTTGATTTACTTAATGATGACTGCGCTGCCATAAGCTCTTTTGCATATTCTGATAATTTTCTACCCCTAGCAATTACTTTTAGACGATCCTCAGGAACTATCCCCTTGGTTTCTTTTCTTACGGCTTCTATTTCCTCATTGGTAATAGGAATTTGGATATCAGAATCATTCTTAATTTCCAGCTCCGTCTGATACCATCTGATTAAGGTAGTTATGTCACTCATATTGAGTACATTCTTTTTATCTACTGCAATATAACAAATTCCTGCTTTATCAGGTAAATAACGGTAGCTTGTTGCACGGTATTCAACCCTTCCATATAATGCAGGACAGAGAAAACTCTCCAGATTTTGCTTCAATTTGTTCCAGGTCATGTAGTTCTCCTTAACTTTTATATTATATATATTTATTGAGGCAGTCGTTCTATCCATAATACAATAACCAACACATCGAACATACTAAATACAAGGTTTAAGTGGACTTGAATTTCTGATGTATCGATAATAGTGAGCGAAATAATAAGGACATTCGACTTATGACAACAATATTATTTAAAAAATATATATCGAGCAGATCTCATCAATAATAATCATCCCTACCACAAATAAGAGATGACCCATCAGGTTCACCTCCAATTTGCATATTATTCGATTCACCTGTACTACAGCATTATTCAACGTAAACAAAACGGATTCGATTGACTCACTTATATCAACTGTAGAAATTATCAGGTTGGTTGCCTGGCTCAATCGTAATCACCATATTTTCCTTTAATATTTCGTTGCTACCTTCTGCAATATATGGTCCTTCGTGGTTTCGCAAGCAGACTCCATGCCCGGTACGATGTAAAAATGGATAGACTTGGTCACTCCGATGGTCAAATCACCAAGAAGATCTATCTCCACGTTACAAATGAAATGAAAAAAGAAGCTTCCCAAAAGTTTGCACAACTAATGAGAAGCCCCGATTATAATCCACTATATTAGCAAATATGTTTGCATTTCACTTTACCTTACTTCAAAACCCTTATATTTCAAGGGATTGACGGGCAGATTACATCATGCCGCCCATTCCACCCATACCGCTCATGTCAGGCATTCCACCTTGACCAGCTGGTTCTGGCTTGTCAGCAACAACTGCTTCAGTTGTTAAGAACATAGCTGCTACAGATGCAGCGTTTTGAAGAGCTGAACGTGTTACCTTAGTTGGGTCAACGATACCAGCTTGAATCATGTTTACCCATTCGCCATTAGCAGCGTTGAAGCCAGTGCCAACTTCTTCGCGCTTTAAGCGGTCAACGATAACAGATCCTTCAAGACCAGCGTTGTGAGCGATTGTGCGTACAGGCTCTTCCATCGCACGTAATACGATGTTGATACCAGTTTGAATGTCGCCTTCAGCTTGAATTTCAGCTACTTTGCTGTATACGTTTAGAAGGGCTACACCACCACCGGATACGATACCTTCTTCAACTGCAGCACGAGTTGAGTTCAAAGCGTCTTCGATACGAAGCTTGCGCTCTTTTAATTCTGTTTCAGTTGCAGCACCAACTTTGATGACTGCTACACCGCCAGCTAACTTAGCTAAGCGCTCTTGTAATTTTTCACGATCAAATTCAGAAGTTGTTTCTTCTAATTGAACACGGATTTGGTTTACACGAGCTTCGATTGAAGCTGTTTCACCAGCACCTTCAACGATTGTAGTATTTTCTTTTGTTACAACCACTTTAGAAGCGCGTCCTAAAGATGCGATTGTAGCAGATTTAAGGTCACGGCCAAGCTCTTCAGTGATTACTTCACCGCCAGTTAATGCAGCGATATCTTCAAGCATAGCTTTACGACGGTCACCGAAGCCAGGAGCTTTAACAGCTACTGCATTGAACGTTCCGCGAAGCTTATTCACTACTAATGTAGATAATGCTTCACCTTCGATATCTTCAGCAACAAGTAATAATGGCTTACCTTGTTGTACTACTTGCTCTAGTACTGGAAGGATTTCTTGAATGCTAGAAATCTTCTTGTCAGTGATTAAGATATATGGATTTTCTAAAACAGCTTCCATTTTGTCCGTGTTTGTTACCATGTAAGCTGATACATATCCACGGTCAAATTGCATACCTTCAACAACGTCTAATTCAGTTGTGAAGCCTTTTGATTCTTCGATTGTGATTACGCCGTCGTTACCAACGCGCTCCATTGCTTCAGCAATCAATTGACCTACTTCTTCGTCAGCAGCAGAAATTGCAGCAACTTGTGCGATAGAAGCTTTGTTTTCGATTGGTTTAGAAATCGCTTTTAATTCTTCTACAGCAGTTACAACCGCTTTTTCGATCCCTTTACGGATACCCATTGGGTTTGCACCTGCAGTCACGTTCTTTAAGCCTTCGCGAATCATCGCTTGTGCAAGAACAGTTGCAGTTGTTGTACCGTCACCAGCAACATCGTTAGTTTTGCTAGCTACTTCAGCAACAAGCTTTGCACCCATGTTTTCGAATGCATCTTCTAATTCGATTTCTTTTGCAATCGTTACACCATCATTTGTGATAAGTGGTGAACCGAATTTTTTCTCAAGAACCACGTTGCGTCCTTTAGGTCCAAGAGTAACTTTAACAGCGTTTGCTAGGGCATCAACACCACGTAACATTGCGCGGCGTGCTTCTTCACTAAACATAATCTCTTTAGCCATTTTTCAAAAAACCTCCTCATAAGTTTTCAATTTTATATTTTTGTAAACCTTACTCAACAATAGCAAGGATATCGCTTTCACGTAAAATTAAGTATTCAACACCCTGGTATTTAACTTCTGTACCAGCGTATTTTGAGAAGATAATGCGATTGCCTTCAGTAACATCAAGTGCTACACGCTCTCCGCTTTCAAGTACACGGCCAGTACCAACGGCAACAACTTTTCCTTCCTGAGGCTTTTCTTTCGCTGAATCTGGTAATACGATACCGCTTGCAGTTTTTTCTTCTGATTCAACAAGCTCAATGATAATGCGATCACCTAATGGTCTTAACAAATCAAACAACCTCCTCAAATATATATGTAATTCTGCCATTATTAGCACTCTCGATTAATGAGTGCTAACACAATTATTATAATAATGAATCTGATAATCTTTTGCAAGTATGAAGCACAAAAATTTTTGGTAAAAAAATCATTTTTTACAACCTTATAAAGTATGCGAATAAGAGGACATTCTATACCTGACTTATTAAAATAGTTCAACTAAATTGAAACAAGGCTCATTTTAAGAGTAAAATAGAAAATAGCGTAATAAAGATAAGCATACAGTTTAATTAATTTATATAGATGTGCGAAAAGGAGATTAGCATTTGAAAAAAGAATATTGGTGGATCATCATTGTATATATTGCTATGCAGCTTTCCAGTCTAGTTGGACTGCCATTATTACTATTCGGTTTTAAATATGCAGGAATTAATCAAAGGCTCGCTGTACCTATTTGGCTGATTGCAAGCTTTTCAATAGCCCTCATCATCATTCTTTTCCTCTTACGGAAAGAATTCAACGCAAAAAGATTAGAGGAAAGAAACAGTTCTTTCGGCTCGTCCATCGCCTGGGCGATCTTTGGTGTCTTTTTAGCGTTATTTTCTCAATATGTTGCGGCCATCATCGAAAGTCTTTTAGGAATTAAAATGGGCTCGGAGAACACAAAGGATATACTAACCATCATCGACACGTTACCGCTCGCCATCCTTGTGACAAGTATTTTCGGTCCTATCTTAGAAGAAATCGTGTT comes from the Neobacillus sp. PS2-9 genome and includes:
- a CDS encoding S-Ena type endospore appendage, with product MSRCGKKCHDDCDCNKCHKKVCHDDCFQCLRHNKCKDDCKNDCKCDIQLVKDCVCCEWSVPEGQTQTVFQTGGFEQIFGSGFISFDCGPGNDFVTVQFFLGNTPVGMPINVFQDSCVTFTFTKFDRITVTCQAVPGAMNGNADCECDNCEGEICITTRFPVC
- a CDS encoding ABC transporter substrate-binding protein, coding for MKKSLVLLVSAMLLLLSACGAGSKEASGEKKEKVVKIGITQIVEHPSLDAAREGFIAALKDAGYVEGKNLKLDYQNAQGDINNNMSIAQNLVADKNDLILAIATASAQAVVKSTKDIPILFTAITDPVGAELVKSLDKPGGNATGTSDTHPVAIKNTIEAIKTFIPKAKKVGIIYNNGEPNSVVNVKNAKKALEAAGLEAVETTITNSSEVKQAAESMVGRADVLYIPKDNTVVAALESVITVANSKDIPTFVGEGDSVKRGTFASYGFDYHDLGYTTGKMAVEILKGKKPNEIPVGFPEKLELFINKKAAQEEGITLTDEMLKNAKIVGE
- a CDS encoding fibronectin type III domain-containing protein, producing the protein MKRFKESILIFLVLLLVFGQTGAITYAETKSTAPASPVNLQIPTLAFDEDSITLVWEKPKDYSDIVDFNVYMNGKKIGSALKDNSGTAKTYIDNFYKNIDKDNFHVDILIHNFTVENLKPNKSYEFYVTSVNKDGVESAPSNKITGKTTKVPDVFNIVDYGAIPDDDKKDTEAIQAAINAATPGAKVLIPEGKFISGGIWLKSDMTLQVDGYLLGSPDPEDYSRNFWVYDYSTDERSYALINAHTYDYGSLKNIRIVGKGTIDGNGWKTDTTNPTIDEAGNELPRLLAGSNSKVTGNVKVQNGKMSPLDLSSDATYGILAAAQTYAAQVDGMNAKSAYSTRSNLITVRGVDGMYYEGITQLNPSFHGIVNLHSKNIVVNGTTAKTYDANNADGFEFGDSQNIMVFNNFVDTGDDAINFAAGMGQAAAEEEPTGEAWIFNNYIREGHGGVVTGSHTGGWIQDFLVEDNIMYKTDVGLRAKTNTPMGGGARDILFRDNALEGIDGDGPFVFTSSYEDANASILYEPAQKISQFKDIRVENTTVRNQGGSKKQSILINGNSDVGEVYHENITFNNVKFDKVFSANLNYAKDIKFHNVTFTNVLDNSGSPWRIKNSTGLVFENTTAAPSDAAEKPTWSSDAAVQAKSSEDGKSVTLTWTGASDNTGVSGYTVYKDGEKVGSDYTTTKQSSFSVTGLTPVKEYSFKVEAADATGNRTSDGPEIQVTTAGVADKTNPVLPDNTQIKEPTAEIPASDTFSGKEVEVVYPGFTWASVEWDAVSDDTGIAGYNVYSNGELHGFATSNKYTLLNLQPGTKYDVTVEAVDLAGNKTPFNSSLQIETAAPYAIGAPSFNGGLKAAIGKDGTSVALSWNTATAKNQEVIGYRVYVNGQPIKPEGASFTPINAEITTANTHYMVTGLKQGKTYTFKVEAVGRGMKYSKRERLSDVYPNGLVPVAGYRWSGFGPSETVHLIPGKAISEEAKSK
- a CDS encoding M24 family metallopeptidase, translating into MRNHEGPYIAEGSNEILKENMVITIEPGNQPDNFYS
- the groL gene encoding chaperonin GroEL (60 kDa chaperone family; promotes refolding of misfolded polypeptides especially under stressful conditions; forms two stacked rings of heptamers to form a barrel-shaped 14mer; ends can be capped by GroES; misfolded proteins enter the barrel where they are refolded when GroES binds), which translates into the protein MAKEIMFSEEARRAMLRGVDALANAVKVTLGPKGRNVVLEKKFGSPLITNDGVTIAKEIELEDAFENMGAKLVAEVASKTNDVAGDGTTTATVLAQAMIREGLKNVTAGANPMGIRKGIEKAVVTAVEELKAISKPIENKASIAQVAAISAADEEVGQLIAEAMERVGNDGVITIEESKGFTTELDVVEGMQFDRGYVSAYMVTNTDKMEAVLENPYILITDKKISSIQEILPVLEQVVQQGKPLLLVAEDIEGEALSTLVVNKLRGTFNAVAVKAPGFGDRRKAMLEDIAALTGGEVITEELGRDLKSATIASLGRASKVVVTKENTTIVEGAGETASIEARVNQIRVQLEETTSEFDREKLQERLAKLAGGVAVIKVGAATETELKERKLRIEDALNSTRAAVEEGIVSGGGVALLNVYSKVAEIQAEGDIQTGINIVLRAMEEPVRTIAHNAGLEGSVIVDRLKREEVGTGFNAANGEWVNMIQAGIVDPTKVTRSALQNAASVAAMFLTTEAVVADKPEPAGQGGMPDMSGMGGMGGMM
- the groES gene encoding co-chaperone GroES, with protein sequence MLRPLGDRIIIELVESEEKTASGIVLPDSAKEKPQEGKVVAVGTGRVLESGERVALDVTEGNRIIFSKYAGTEVKYQGVEYLILRESDILAIVE
- a CDS encoding type II CAAX endopeptidase family protein: MKKEYWWIIIVYIAMQLSSLVGLPLLLFGFKYAGINQRLAVPIWLIASFSIALIIILFLLRKEFNAKRLEERNSSFGSSIAWAIFGVFLALFSQYVAAIIESLLGIKMGSENTKDILTIIDTLPLAILVTSIFGPILEEIVFRKIIFGALYKRFNFFISALISSVVFALAHMEPVHILLYSAMGLTFAFLYVKTKRIWVPIFAHVTMNTMVVLVQSVYKDDIERLQREAEAVQNFIGGFL